One Qiania dongpingensis genomic window carries:
- a CDS encoding SIR2 family NAD-dependent protein deacylase, translated as MQSLKTNIGQKTWKELLGETGAILIGAGAGLSASAGFSYSGRRFEKYFADFREKYGFRDMYSGGFYPYETLEEYWAYWSRYIWINRFMDAPRPVYEELFSLVEDKDYFVLTTNVDHCFQKAGFDKKRLFYTQGDYGLWQCSRPCHEKTYDNEDTVRQMRAEQVNMKIPTELVPRCPVCGAPMTMNLRCDDTFVQDEGWHQAAGRYQDFVRRHQGQSVLYLELGVGMNTPGIIKYPFWQQVRRNPLANYICINRGEAYVPREIQKQSFCLDCDIGAALKELRSL; from the coding sequence ATGCAGTCACTGAAAACTAATATAGGACAGAAAACATGGAAGGAGCTGCTCGGCGAGACCGGTGCGATACTGATCGGGGCGGGCGCCGGGCTGTCTGCTTCGGCCGGCTTTTCCTATTCCGGCAGGCGTTTTGAAAAGTACTTTGCGGATTTCCGGGAAAAGTATGGTTTCCGGGATATGTATTCGGGCGGTTTTTATCCGTATGAGACGCTGGAGGAATACTGGGCGTATTGGAGCCGATATATCTGGATCAACCGGTTTATGGATGCGCCGAGGCCGGTTTATGAGGAATTGTTTTCACTGGTGGAAGACAAAGATTACTTTGTCCTGACTACAAATGTGGATCACTGTTTTCAAAAAGCCGGCTTCGATAAAAAGCGCCTGTTCTATACACAGGGGGATTATGGTCTGTGGCAGTGCTCCCGGCCCTGTCACGAAAAAACCTATGATAATGAAGATACTGTCCGTCAGATGAGGGCGGAGCAAGTGAATATGAAAATTCCAACGGAACTTGTACCGCGCTGCCCTGTCTGTGGCGCGCCGATGACCATGAACCTTCGCTGCGACGATACCTTTGTACAGGATGAGGGATGGCATCAGGCTGCCGGACGGTATCAGGATTTTGTACGCCGCCATCAGGGCCAGTCTGTTCTTTATTTGGAATTGGGTGTAGGAATGAACACGCCGGGCATTATCAAATATCCCTTTTGGCAGCAGGTCCGGCGAAATCCCCTGGCAAATTACATTTGTATTAACAGAGGGGAGGCTTATGTCCCCCGCGAGATTCAAAAACAGAGCTTTTGTCTGGATTGTGATATAGGAGCGGCATTGAAGGAACTACGCTCTCTATGA
- a CDS encoding helix-turn-helix transcriptional regulator, whose protein sequence is MKNLKMKIARMEKDLSQIELAERVGVTRQTIGMIEAGDYNPTLKLCIAICRELGKTLDDLFWEEGVR, encoded by the coding sequence ATGAAAAACCTGAAAATGAAAATCGCAAGGATGGAGAAAGATTTGTCGCAGATTGAGCTGGCAGAACGAGTCGGCGTGACGAGACAAACCATTGGGATGATAGAGGCGGGGGATTATAATCCTACACTCAAGCTGTGCATTGCGATCTGCAGAGAACTCGGCAAGACGCTGGATGATCTGTTCTGGGAGGAGGGGGTTAGATGA
- a CDS encoding DUF6773 family protein, which translates to MKEKGLDERQRQVSARTGAVSFYVMFILCTAVILIKLAGKGRLEDVAGETAILIAGGIVYLAGCIKSGIWTRNGGGMTVWQMALGSVVCSGLFSALYACIIVQKAGENAAVAKYTVIFFAGIAVLCFICLYTLEKAAQMRKRKQEEKYSE; encoded by the coding sequence ATGAAAGAAAAAGGTCTGGACGAAAGGCAGAGACAGGTTTCCGCCAGAACAGGCGCCGTCAGCTTTTATGTCATGTTTATCCTATGTACGGCGGTTATTCTGATAAAGCTGGCCGGAAAGGGAAGGCTGGAGGATGTCGCGGGTGAAACGGCCATATTGATCGCGGGCGGTATCGTCTATCTGGCCGGATGTATCAAAAGCGGCATCTGGACCAGGAACGGCGGCGGAATGACGGTGTGGCAGATGGCGCTGGGAAGCGTCGTGTGCTCTGGCCTCTTTTCGGCGTTATATGCTTGTATCATCGTACAAAAAGCTGGTGAAAATGCAGCCGTCGCCAAATATACCGTTATATTTTTTGCAGGAATAGCCGTTCTGTGCTTTATCTGCCTGTATACTTTGGAAAAGGCCGCACAGATGCGAAAACGGAAACAGGAGGAAAAGTATTCCGAATAG
- a CDS encoding putative signal transducing protein has translation MEGQELVMLVSAAGRTEAEQILQVLKENGIPAVRKGGVMDVYMGNSITGEEILVSRENLDTAKKILEGFQPISTNSGGGRRAYSKGQKTIGWILLAVVVVLCVVIPILFL, from the coding sequence ATGGAAGGACAGGAATTAGTGATGCTGGTCTCCGCAGCGGGCAGGACAGAGGCGGAGCAGATACTGCAGGTACTGAAAGAAAACGGAATCCCCGCCGTCAGGAAGGGCGGGGTCATGGACGTCTATATGGGAAATTCGATCACAGGTGAAGAGATCCTGGTCTCCCGGGAAAACCTGGATACAGCGAAAAAAATCCTGGAGGGCTTCCAGCCCATCAGTACGAATTCTGGAGGGGGCCGCCGTGCCTATTCTAAGGGCCAGAAAACAATCGGCTGGATTTTGCTGGCCGTCGTAGTTGTTCTCTGTGTAGTAATTCCCATTCTATTTTTATAG
- a CDS encoding SufBD protein, translating to MEWANMEHMENLVSLLWSKDHNAGYAALKRLEELSGESDAVYLYTDRFAEMLDSKSSYVRNRGLLLLAENAQWDEERKMDRILDKYLLHIEDEKPVTARQCIGGLKKMISARPEWIPRIKRALLAADTEKYKESMRGLVEKDIADVLRVIGEN from the coding sequence ATGGAGTGGGCTAATATGGAGCATATGGAAAATTTGGTTTCTCTGCTTTGGAGCAAAGACCATAATGCGGGCTATGCAGCCCTTAAGCGGCTGGAGGAACTGTCCGGCGAATCGGATGCTGTGTATCTCTATACAGACAGATTTGCAGAAATGCTGGATTCAAAAAGCTCTTATGTTCGAAACAGGGGACTGCTCCTGCTGGCAGAAAATGCCCAGTGGGACGAGGAGAGAAAAATGGACCGGATCCTGGACAAATATCTGCTCCACATTGAAGATGAAAAGCCGGTCACTGCCAGACAATGTATCGGGGGCCTCAAGAAAATGATTTCCGCCCGTCCAGAATGGATTCCGCGGATAAAGCGGGCGCTTCTTGCGGCGGATACGGAGAAATATAAAGAGAGCATGAGAGGGCTGGTGGAAAAGGACATAGCGGATGTACTGCGCGTTATTGGGGAAAATTGA
- a CDS encoding MerR family transcriptional regulator — protein MRTVKEVSELTGISVRTLHYYDEIGLLRPTVYSGAGYRLYDDKALETLQQILFFREFDMPLKEIKAVMENPDFDEERILKSQRKMLELKRERLDRLISGIDDILKGVNRMNFEVFDETEIEEMYQSMVGKMDEQQVQVLTERYGGLENFRKHFLESAGSQQAQENFQKVVEWYGDKESVKESVKNPGSSEIMQAYQNRIDAIYRRLADKKGTDVSAFEVKALIGEYDFVSKQLYQMKDVSKLMKELAESCRTDERMKEALDQQYGEGASEYIGEAILEFYKS, from the coding sequence ATGAGAACAGTGAAAGAAGTTTCAGAGCTGACGGGTATCAGCGTGCGCACGCTTCATTATTATGATGAGATCGGCCTTCTGCGGCCGACTGTCTACAGTGGGGCGGGATACCGGCTTTATGACGATAAAGCCTTGGAGACTCTGCAGCAGATACTGTTTTTCCGGGAATTTGACATGCCGTTAAAAGAAATAAAGGCAGTCATGGAGAATCCTGATTTTGATGAGGAACGGATATTAAAGAGCCAGAGGAAGATGCTGGAGCTTAAGAGAGAACGGCTGGACCGTTTGATATCCGGCATTGATGATATTCTGAAAGGAGTCAATCGGATGAATTTTGAAGTGTTTGATGAGACGGAGATCGAAGAAATGTATCAGTCCATGGTCGGGAAGATGGACGAGCAGCAGGTTCAAGTCCTCACCGAAAGATATGGCGGGCTGGAAAATTTCCGGAAGCATTTCCTGGAAAGTGCGGGCAGCCAGCAGGCGCAGGAAAATTTTCAGAAAGTGGTGGAGTGGTACGGGGATAAGGAATCCGTCAAAGAATCGGTAAAGAATCCGGGCAGTTCGGAGATCATGCAGGCGTACCAGAACCGGATCGATGCAATCTACAGGAGGCTGGCAGATAAGAAAGGCACAGATGTGTCCGCTTTTGAAGTAAAAGCGCTGATAGGCGAATATGATTTTGTTTCCAAACAGCTGTATCAGATGAAGGATGTGAGCAAATTGATGAAGGAGCTGGCAGAATCCTGTCGGACCGACGAAAGGATGAAGGAAGCGCTGGACCAGCAGTATGGGGAAGGCGCATCCGAATATATCGGAGAAGCGATTCTTGAATTTTACAAGAGCTGA
- a CDS encoding EFR1 family ferrodoxin (N-terminal region resembles flavodoxins. C-terminal ferrodoxin region binds two 4Fe-4S clusters.), which translates to MIGVYLSGTGNTEHCIKKLVSLLDPPAITIPLESERVITEIIRNDIVVLGYPTQYSNAPYMVRNFISKNASLWKNKKIFCMATMGAFSGDGAGCTARILKKHGAVILGGLHIRMPDSVCDSKLLKKTKEQNKQILLNADRKIEQAAAMIREGNYPREGITFLSHLAGLFGQRLWFYGKTKGYSDRLKISSACIGCGICSSLCPMKNLSIVNGKAIPAGKCTMCYRCISSCPKQAITLLGTSVQEQCRYENYI; encoded by the coding sequence ATGATAGGAGTTTATTTAAGCGGAACGGGAAACACCGAACATTGTATAAAGAAATTGGTCTCGCTTCTTGACCCACCGGCAATAACCATACCCCTAGAATCGGAACGCGTTATCACAGAAATAATCAGAAATGACATAGTAGTTTTGGGATATCCGACCCAGTACTCAAACGCACCCTACATGGTCCGGAATTTTATAAGTAAAAATGCCTCTCTCTGGAAAAACAAAAAAATATTTTGCATGGCCACCATGGGAGCGTTCAGCGGAGACGGCGCCGGCTGTACCGCAAGAATATTAAAAAAACACGGAGCCGTTATCCTGGGAGGACTGCATATCCGCATGCCTGATTCGGTATGTGACAGTAAGCTGCTCAAAAAGACCAAGGAGCAGAATAAGCAGATCCTTTTAAACGCGGATAGAAAAATAGAACAGGCTGCAGCCATGATTCGCGAAGGGAACTATCCGAGGGAAGGAATCACGTTCCTCTCTCATCTGGCGGGCCTGTTTGGACAAAGACTCTGGTTCTATGGAAAGACGAAGGGGTATTCTGACCGGCTGAAGATAAGCAGCGCCTGTATTGGCTGCGGAATCTGTTCCTCTCTCTGCCCCATGAAAAACCTTTCAATTGTAAACGGAAAAGCCATTCCCGCCGGAAAATGTACCATGTGCTATCGATGTATCAGCAGCTGTCCCAAACAGGCGATTACCTTGCTGGGAACGTCAGTGCAAGAACAGTGCCGCTATGAAAACTATATTTAA
- a CDS encoding methyltransferase family protein yields MNGFFLLIPFFLIRFGLLSHLSRGAVKRAAYFPPVVGNEKTAYWIYQISNIALMVYLCFLTVNMDFSWLFAAGAVVYISGLFFCAVSMINYAAPSASGLNSSGLYRYSRNPMYASYFLCFSGCALLTRSLPLGGIVLVFIFSTHWIILSEERWCLEKFGESYEQYMKKVRRYL; encoded by the coding sequence ATGAATGGATTCTTCTTGTTAATACCATTTTTCCTGATAAGGTTCGGACTTCTTTCTCATTTGAGCAGAGGCGCGGTAAAACGCGCGGCTTATTTTCCTCCTGTGGTTGGAAATGAGAAGACCGCCTATTGGATATATCAGATCTCAAATATCGCACTTATGGTGTATTTATGCTTTCTCACTGTTAATATGGATTTTTCCTGGCTGTTTGCCGCTGGTGCCGTCGTCTACATATCAGGCCTTTTTTTCTGCGCGGTCTCCATGATTAACTACGCTGCCCCTTCCGCCTCGGGGCTAAATTCCAGCGGTCTTTACCGTTACTCCCGAAATCCCATGTACGCGTCCTATTTTTTGTGCTTTTCAGGCTGCGCCCTGCTGACAAGATCGCTGCCGCTGGGAGGAATCGTGCTCGTATTTATATTTTCCACCCATTGGATCATTCTTTCCGAGGAAAGATGGTGTTTGGAGAAATTTGGAGAGAGCTACGAACAGTACATGAAAAAAGTAAGACGGTATCTTTAA